One Deferribacterota bacterium DNA window includes the following coding sequences:
- a CDS encoding pilus assembly protein PilP, with protein sequence MRYIILLFLFLILSCDNKLINLKQRPEMPEIKNPQQPDYDRYKKIEEEIVETFSIGREPLTFKVAKNPFSSSIDEYLASLNERKGDNPLAVPLDQIKLVGVLDASVGKIGVVNVSNQIFFVKIGDKMGNADGEIIEITQNAILVRETRKDIFGEYHTSVKELRLKKEEES encoded by the coding sequence ATGAGATATATCATACTATTATTCTTATTTTTAATATTATCTTGTGATAACAAACTAATAAATCTAAAGCAAAGGCCAGAGATGCCTGAGATAAAAAACCCCCAACAACCAGATTATGATAGATATAAAAAGATAGAAGAAGAAATAGTAGAGACATTCTCTATTGGTAGAGAGCCTTTGACGTTTAAAGTTGCTAAGAATCCTTTTTCATCTTCAATTGATGAATATTTGGCTAGTCTAAACGAAAGAAAAGGAGATAACCCTTTGGCAGTTCCTTTGGATCAAATAAAACTTGTAGGGGTTTTGGATGCCTCAGTTGGAAAGATAGGTGTGGTAAATGTCTCTAATCAAATATTTTTTGTAAAAATTGGTGATAAAATGGGTAATGCAGATGGCGAGATTATTGAGATAACACAAAATGCTATATTAGTTAGAGAGACTAGGAAGGATATATTTGGTGAATATCATACCTCTGTTAAAGAGTTAAGGTTGAAGAAAGAGGAGGAATCATGA
- the pilO gene encoding type 4a pilus biogenesis protein PilO, giving the protein MRDLPIGFRLAIYAAILFFIILIYYFIFYSPKADRILEKQKRYEQLYNQIINIIPSTTIDKYNASIKELKLAKNLVGKLNKYLYEEMGEPNILYDELLNLASRNNVKIDVFETKNKGLEKVNDFTSKFVFDLILYGDFDSIVKFFYGLNSLKNIVHSESFLINTSTRKEAVNPTLQVKGSFSAYKYNLEKLK; this is encoded by the coding sequence ATGAGAGATTTACCAATAGGATTTAGACTAGCTATATATGCAGCCATATTATTTTTTATAATATTAATATATTATTTTATTTTCTATTCACCTAAAGCAGATAGAATATTAGAAAAACAAAAAAGGTATGAACAATTGTATAATCAAATAATAAATATAATACCCTCTACTACAATAGATAAATATAATGCATCTATAAAAGAGCTTAAATTAGCAAAGAATTTGGTTGGCAAGTTAAATAAATATTTATACGAAGAAATGGGAGAGCCTAATATTTTATATGACGAGCTTCTTAACCTTGCAAGTAGAAACAATGTTAAGATAGATGTGTTTGAGACAAAAAATAAAGGATTAGAAAAGGTTAATGACTTTACTTCAAAGTTTGTATTTGATTTAATATTGTATGGTGATTTTGATAGCATTGTTAAATTTTTTTATGGACTAAATAGCTTGAAAAACATTGTACACAGTGAAAGTTTTTTGATAAACACTTCAACTAGGAAAGAGGCAGTAAACCCTACGCTACAGGTTAAAGGTAGTTTTAGCGCTTATAAATATAATTTAGAGAAATTAAAATGA